In one Rhodocyclaceae bacterium genomic region, the following are encoded:
- a CDS encoding amidohydrolase/deacetylase family metallohydrolase — protein sequence MFDTALIGGHLVDPAQGLDGRYDVAISGGRVAAIQSHGGTLAARERIDVSGRLVIPGMVDTHAHVFRHVTGRFGLDADLCGVQSGVTTLIDQGGPSCITLPAFRENVVKTSRSRVFTYLSAYLVGGLEGHYYPSLYRPDCIDVEATVKSALANADLVKGFKAHAEVGGAARWGHEVMQRCTEIGRGADLPLYIHFGQLWPMPDASEAAGREPIDADDILAQVVPMLRAGDILAHPFTRHPGGFVNREGKVHPVVREALAMGMKIDVGHGSHFSFNMARIALDAGIVPHTLGADMHGYNTPVPPPPGTPEQHSDQEHMFFGKQRFSLASAMTAMLALGLPLQHVVRMVTVNAVEIFGLPPELGTLRPGNPADVTVLLDEAGRFPMTDNEQTTVMASRLLTPDFCMVEGVRHDATSVILPRVERLVA from the coding sequence ATGTTCGACACTGCACTGATCGGAGGGCACCTGGTCGATCCCGCGCAGGGGCTCGACGGCCGCTACGACGTCGCCATCAGCGGCGGCCGCGTGGCCGCCATCCAGTCGCACGGCGGCACCCTCGCGGCGCGCGAACGCATCGATGTGTCCGGACGTCTGGTGATCCCGGGCATGGTCGATACCCATGCCCATGTGTTCCGGCATGTCACCGGCCGGTTCGGGCTGGACGCCGACCTCTGCGGCGTGCAATCGGGCGTGACCACGCTGATCGACCAGGGCGGGCCGTCCTGCATCACGCTGCCGGCCTTCCGCGAGAATGTCGTCAAGACGAGCCGTTCGCGCGTGTTCACCTACCTGTCGGCATACCTCGTCGGCGGGCTGGAGGGGCACTACTATCCTTCGCTGTATCGTCCAGACTGCATCGACGTCGAGGCGACCGTGAAATCCGCGCTGGCCAATGCCGACCTCGTGAAGGGCTTCAAGGCACATGCCGAAGTCGGCGGCGCAGCACGCTGGGGGCACGAAGTCATGCAGCGCTGCACCGAGATCGGCCGCGGTGCGGACCTTCCGCTGTACATCCACTTCGGCCAGCTGTGGCCGATGCCCGACGCCAGCGAGGCGGCGGGGCGCGAGCCGATCGATGCCGACGACATCCTGGCCCAGGTGGTGCCGATGCTGCGCGCTGGCGATATCCTGGCGCATCCGTTCACCCGGCACCCTGGCGGCTTCGTCAATCGCGAAGGCAAGGTGCACCCGGTGGTGCGCGAGGCGTTGGCCATGGGCATGAAGATCGACGTCGGCCACGGCTCGCACTTCAGCTTCAACATGGCGCGCATCGCGCTCGATGCCGGCATCGTTCCGCATACGCTCGGCGCCGACATGCATGGCTACAACACGCCGGTGCCACCGCCGCCGGGCACGCCCGAACAGCACTCCGACCAGGAGCACATGTTCTTCGGCAAGCAGCGGTTCTCGCTCGCCTCCGCGATGACCGCGATGCTGGCGCTCGGCCTGCCGCTGCAGCATGTGGTGCGGATGGTGACGGTGAACGCGGTCGAGATCTTCGGGTTGCCGCCCGAACTGGGCACCCTTCGGCCGGGCAATCCCGCCGACGTGACGGTGCTGCTCGACGAGGCGGGGCGCTTCCCGATGACCGACAACGAGCAGACCACGGTCATGGCCAGCCGCCTGCTGACGCCCGACTTCTGCATGGTCGAAGGCGTACGCCACGACGCAACCTCGGTGATCCTGCCGCGGGTCGAACGGCTGGTGGCATGA
- a CDS encoding tripartite tricarboxylate transporter substrate binding protein, which translates to MSGRPRAGVFALAAAILGGQAASVYAQEWPQRPARIIVPFSAGGNTDSISRISAEWLTTRLGQNVLVENRPGASGSIATELVARAPADGYTMLMGTPTQLAIYPAMAKVPYDPARDFAPMSIVGTNPYALGVHPSLPVKTLKDLVALARTRPGAMPYGSAGNGAGTHLTMAMFLSRAGVEMNHIPYKGGSVAIAELMGGQVVAYFGNVAEIVPQARAGRVRALAVSGLTRSAQLPEIPTVAEQGYPGFHAFTWNGLLAPAKTPPAVVARVAREIAAAVRDPGVIKRLDAIGVEPLGNTPAEFAKVLDESITLYADVVRISGAKAE; encoded by the coding sequence ATGAGCGGGCGCCCGCGCGCTGGGGTGTTTGCCCTGGCCGCAGCGATCCTTGGTGGTCAGGCAGCCTCGGTGTACGCGCAGGAGTGGCCGCAGCGACCGGCGCGCATCATCGTTCCGTTCAGCGCAGGCGGCAACACCGACAGCATCTCGCGCATATCCGCCGAATGGTTGACCACGCGGCTCGGGCAGAACGTCCTGGTCGAGAACCGGCCTGGCGCCAGCGGCAGCATCGCCACCGAACTGGTGGCGCGTGCGCCGGCCGACGGCTACACGATGCTGATGGGTACCCCGACGCAGCTTGCGATCTACCCTGCGATGGCCAAGGTACCCTACGACCCGGCGCGCGACTTCGCGCCGATGTCGATCGTCGGCACCAACCCGTATGCGCTGGGGGTGCATCCCTCGTTGCCGGTCAAGACGCTGAAAGACCTGGTCGCGCTGGCCAGGACGCGTCCGGGCGCGATGCCCTACGGGTCGGCGGGGAACGGCGCCGGCACGCACCTCACGATGGCGATGTTCCTGTCGCGCGCGGGTGTCGAGATGAACCATATTCCGTACAAGGGCGGCTCGGTCGCCATCGCCGAACTGATGGGTGGCCAGGTCGTCGCCTACTTCGGTAACGTCGCGGAGATCGTGCCGCAGGCACGCGCCGGCCGAGTGCGGGCGCTCGCCGTCTCGGGGCTGACGCGATCGGCGCAGTTGCCGGAAATCCCGACGGTCGCCGAGCAGGGCTACCCCGGCTTCCATGCGTTCACCTGGAACGGCCTCCTCGCCCCGGCGAAGACTCCGCCGGCGGTGGTCGCGCGGGTGGCGAGGGAGATCGCCGCTGCGGTGCGCGACCCCGGGGTGATCAAGCGGCTGGATGCGATCGGTGTCGAGCCCCTGGGAAACACTCCAGCGGAGTTCGCCAAAGTGCTCGACGAGTCGATAACGCTCTACGCCGACGTGGTGCGCATTTCCGGCGCGAAGGCCGAATGA
- a CDS encoding GntR family transcriptional regulator, producing MASMDLKVLPKTVLHQAAENLRQAIFSGVFQPGERLVEADLCRRLDISRASLREALRMLAAEKLITLVPNRGPSVAAISWAEAEQIYEVRAMLEGEAAFRAATRLDMQRLHAMRSALVEFERAVVRRDPAGRLAATTRFYDALLGGCDSAVIAELLQGLVARITFLRARSMQGAGRARESAAELRRLLARLEARDAPGARTAAIEHVRSACAAARAASAGVLAA from the coding sequence ATGGCGTCGATGGACCTCAAGGTCTTGCCGAAGACCGTCCTGCACCAGGCGGCGGAGAACCTGCGCCAGGCGATCTTCTCCGGCGTGTTCCAGCCCGGCGAGCGGCTGGTCGAGGCGGACCTCTGTCGCCGGCTCGATATCAGCCGCGCCTCGCTGCGCGAGGCGCTGCGCATGCTGGCGGCCGAAAAGCTGATCACGCTGGTGCCCAATCGCGGCCCCTCGGTCGCCGCCATCTCATGGGCCGAGGCCGAGCAGATCTACGAGGTGCGAGCGATGCTCGAGGGTGAGGCGGCCTTCCGTGCCGCTACCCGGCTCGACATGCAGAGGCTGCACGCGATGCGCAGCGCGCTGGTCGAGTTCGAGCGGGCCGTGGTGCGGCGCGATCCCGCGGGCCGGTTGGCCGCCACGACGCGCTTCTACGACGCGCTGCTCGGCGGCTGCGACAGCGCGGTGATCGCCGAACTCCTGCAGGGGCTGGTCGCACGCATCACGTTCCTGCGTGCGCGTTCGATGCAGGGTGCGGGCCGTGCGCGCGAGAGTGCTGCCGAACTGCGTCGCCTGCTCGCGCGGCTGGAGGCACGCGATGCGCCCGGGGCACGCACCGCGGCGATCGAGCATGTTCGCAGCGCCTGCGCCGCTGCACGCGCGGCCTCCGCCGGCGTTCTCGCGGCCTGA
- a CDS encoding amino acid synthesis family protein, translated as MKLTVRRTYTIVDTLHEESGRAGDPPLRKVAAIAIVANPHAGGYVEDLKPMIEASVALGHQLAEAAVAALAPYTAQSYGKAGIVGLLGAQEHANALLTTAFAEPLRQALGGGKAWISSYTKRAAPGTTIDVPLASKDALYVRSHYDGMSVNLPDAPMPDEIAVIFCVANRGRINARVGGLKLSDAKGQDGLT; from the coding sequence ATGAAACTCACCGTGCGCCGCACCTACACCATCGTCGACACCCTGCACGAAGAGTCCGGGCGCGCCGGCGACCCGCCGCTGCGCAAGGTCGCGGCGATCGCGATCGTGGCCAACCCGCATGCCGGTGGTTACGTGGAAGACCTCAAGCCGATGATCGAGGCCAGCGTCGCGCTCGGCCACCAGCTCGCCGAAGCGGCGGTCGCCGCGCTGGCACCCTACACTGCACAAAGCTACGGCAAGGCCGGCATCGTCGGACTGCTGGGCGCGCAGGAACATGCCAATGCGCTGCTCACCACCGCGTTTGCCGAACCGCTGCGCCAGGCCCTGGGCGGCGGCAAGGCATGGATCTCCTCGTACACCAAACGCGCCGCGCCCGGCACCACCATCGACGTGCCGCTCGCCTCGAAAGACGCGCTGTACGTACGCTCGCACTACGACGGCATGTCGGTGAACCTGCCCGATGCGCCGATGCCCGACGAGATCGCGGTGATCTTCTGCGTCGCCAACCGCGGCCGGATCAACGCCCGGGTCGGCGGGCTGAAGCTGTCCGACGCAAAGGGCCAGGACGGCCTCACCTGA
- a CDS encoding amidohydrolase family protein produces MKTAIVNLATIVTGDWRDPIASGDTILMADGKILEVGTVSADKVEACDVVIDAGGATAIPGLIDSQVHNTFGDYTPRQKTVGFLESYVHGGTTTAISASEVHVPGRPKDPEGVKALAVAAMKCFEHLRPGGMKVHAGSIILEPGLVEADFAEVASKGLWLAKAGFGAVKTPFDYAPMIGWAKKHGMITTVHTGGSSIPGSSGIWADHLLAMQPDVSFHINGGPVAMPDTDFPRILHESTIAMQVCTAGNLRTLLMLGDMAREADQFDRFLIATDTPTGSGIMPLGMMYTITHLASLTRMPVEWAIAAATGNNATIYKLNSGFLRAGKDADVVILDACVGGTKNNALDALRNGDIAAVGAVVTDGIPRFVGRSRNTPAPMKSVRVAKSTIVQNFSGEAH; encoded by the coding sequence ATGAAGACCGCCATCGTCAACCTGGCCACGATCGTCACCGGCGACTGGCGCGACCCGATCGCCAGCGGCGACACCATCCTGATGGCCGATGGAAAGATCCTCGAGGTCGGCACCGTTTCCGCCGACAAGGTCGAGGCCTGCGACGTGGTGATCGATGCCGGTGGCGCCACCGCGATCCCGGGCCTGATCGACTCGCAGGTGCACAACACCTTCGGCGACTACACGCCGCGCCAGAAGACGGTCGGCTTCCTGGAAAGCTACGTGCACGGCGGCACGACCACCGCGATCAGTGCCTCGGAGGTGCATGTGCCAGGGCGTCCGAAAGACCCGGAGGGCGTCAAGGCGCTCGCGGTCGCCGCGATGAAGTGCTTCGAGCACCTGCGCCCGGGCGGCATGAAGGTGCATGCCGGGTCGATCATCCTCGAACCGGGACTGGTCGAAGCCGACTTCGCCGAGGTTGCATCCAAGGGCCTGTGGCTCGCCAAGGCCGGCTTCGGCGCGGTGAAGACGCCATTCGACTATGCGCCGATGATCGGCTGGGCGAAGAAGCACGGCATGATCACGACGGTCCACACCGGCGGCTCGTCGATCCCCGGCTCGTCCGGCATCTGGGCCGACCACCTGCTGGCGATGCAGCCCGACGTGTCCTTCCACATCAACGGCGGCCCGGTGGCGATGCCGGACACCGACTTCCCGCGCATCCTGCACGAGAGCACGATCGCGATGCAGGTCTGCACGGCCGGCAACCTGCGCACCCTGCTGATGCTCGGGGACATGGCGCGCGAAGCCGATCAGTTCGATCGTTTCCTGATCGCCACGGACACCCCGACCGGCTCCGGCATCATGCCGCTGGGCATGATGTACACGATCACCCACCTGGCGAGCCTCACCCGGATGCCGGTCGAGTGGGCGATCGCCGCCGCCACCGGCAACAACGCGACCATCTACAAGTTGAACAGCGGCTTCCTGCGCGCCGGCAAGGATGCGGACGTGGTCATCCTGGACGCCTGTGTCGGTGGCACGAAGAACAATGCACTGGACGCCTTGCGCAACGGCGACATCGCCGCGGTAGGCGCAGTGGTGACCGACGGCATTCCGCGCTTCGTCGGACGCAGCCGGAACACGCCTGCGCCGATGAAGAGCGTGCGCGTGGCGAAAAGCACCATCGTGCAGAACTTCTCCGGCGAAGCACACTGA